Proteins from a single region of Phalacrocorax carbo chromosome 25, bPhaCar2.1, whole genome shotgun sequence:
- the VAT1 gene encoding synaptic vesicle membrane protein VAT-1 homolog translates to MSAEPAPAAAAPAPAPEQAPGPEPPAGGGEAAEHRALVLTGFGGYDKVKVQARRGGGPRPGEVSVRVHACGLNFADLMARQGLYERLPPPPVCPGMECAGTVRAVGDGVRDRQVGDKVMVLARSGLWQEVVNVPANQTFLMPEGMSFEEAAAFLVNYITAYMILFDFGNLRPNQSVLIHMAAGGVGTAAIQLCKTVENVTIFGTASASKHDTLKESGVAHPIDYRTMDYAEEVRKISPKGVDIVLDPLGGSDTSKAFNLLKPMGKLITYGVANLLTGQKKNLMAMAKTWWNQFSINALQLLHHNKAVCGYHLGYMDEEFELLGGVVAKLVSLYIQGKIKPKIDSVWPFDQVADAMRQMQEKKNVGKVILVPEAPKEESKKEEN, encoded by the exons aTGTCCGCCgagccggccccggccgccgccgcccctgcccctgcccctgagCAGGCCCCCGGCCCCGAGccgccggcgggcggcggggaggcggccgAGCACCGGGCGCTGGTGCTGACGGGCTTCGGCGGCTACGACAAGGTGAAGGTGcaggcgcggcgcggcgggggcccgCGGCCCGGCGAGGTCTCGGTGCGCGTCCACGCCTGCGGCCTCAACTTCGCCGACCTGATGGCGCGGCAGGGCCTGTACGAgcggctgccgccgccgcccgtcTGCCCCGGCATGGAGTGCGCCGGCACCGTCCGCGCCGTCGGCGACGGCGTCCGCGACCGACAG GTTGGTGATAAGGTAATGGTCCTGGCTAGGTCAGGGCTCTGGCAAGAAGTCGTGAACGTGCCAGCCAATCAGACTTTCCTGATGCCTGAGGGGATGAGCTTTGAGGAAGCGGCTGCTTTTCTTGTCAACTACATAACTGCCTACATGATCCTATTTGACTTTGGAAACTTGAGACCCAACCAGAGTGTCCTCATCCACATGGCCGCAG GTGGTGTGGGAACTGCTGCCATCCAGCTGTGCAAGACTGTAGAAAATGTCACCATTTTTGGCACAGCATCTGCCTCCAAGCATGACACACTCAAGGAGAGCGGAGTCGCTCACCCCATTGACTACAGAACGATGGATTACGCAGAGGAGGTCCGGAAAATCTCTCCCAAAG GTGTTGACATTGTGCTGGACCCACTGGGAGGATCCGATACATCCAAAGCATTTAACCTGTTGAAGCCGATGGGCAAACTCATCACTTACG GCGTAGCAAACTTGCTCACTGGGCAGAAGAAGAACCTCATGGCTATGGCTAAAACTTGGTGGAACCAGTTCAGCATCAATGCCTTGCAGCTCCTGCACCATAACAAGGCTGTGTGTGGCTACCACCTTGGATATATGGATGAAGAATTTGAGCTTCTTGGAGGTGTTGTAGCGAAGCTGGTTAGCCTGTACATTCAAGGCAAAATCAAGCCCAAAATAGACTCTGTATGGCCCTTTGATCAG GTGGCAGATGCCATGAGGCAGATGCAAGAGAAGAAGAATGTTGGAAAGGTCATCCTGGTTCCTGAAGCACCCAAGGAAGAATCCAAAAAAGAAGAGAACTAG
- the LOC135317334 gene encoding uncharacterized protein LOC135317334 isoform X2 has translation MIVDYGKLPAGKTLLKNLLKGYSNVQFNFDSKNTHCIVKGPFTELQAFSRDLLGSLNLKSQAVGEVLLPGSSHGAKEPGMHDHQQVPDSTESVRETAKLPNWDQVCEKAAKVPSPRGPVDGEAVEQLEDFSLVLDSDIYLYMQRFCAAKYQGVLCQHRVDAVDVISDGIAILYLQPSAGMSGDMDALRQAHLALQQLYQQLEVSLRKEKIAKGGLDMDSQALRALTRELQKLYPQLLCHEDEKQLYLIGNLVDVSQAKQFLQDFSTRRGAAHTVGMLSSSLPSHPATSCTTEAALHKPKAPADTSASRLSPGRLDLKGELKLAANFSTLKSDRSQASRGLLLNQDSPPVGQAQLSGKHVSETDAVGPSDPTALAQKYQPPVSTTNVLLGSAAESQQKDPKEWDHVKGGAGLTRHRALSPFGGKENSTSQHPVDSKGSGPTKHHPIASMSSTSGMTRTSSALDSKPSESRPLLRRSNSFSLPRSKESNKPRDTGRAGSGGTRVSEEMSLDALQWSYLKDVCHSAIDDLCRDGDVQISEHRTGDCTVLTLQAADRSKLFQAKWKVEALVQKCPDLVCQSMSYSELAVAGPDDSALSELCSLLRGNSLQVGLSKDKYKLYLACPKELLPGVTEVFHRFSSRRRHALTSSSLSPGPEGTGHSGVIQPSRSQDTVLGAALPGSLESLQMGLQNLNISDKAGHADVLRAFCLPEAEEKRSPSPWRFQQVLGQEDTNDHGDLGTMQGGSNHHSPSIVDKPSPAGLREPQEQPKTKMPVGDPDIARLKQVLPDRFQFARDKSRGGHSEAVGQLRSPVPAADGAPHSLPTWLYRATAPEPPEAAAEQSPAAEPRGQEQAQLPTGRSNVQEDPDPSSQQTRGSSLGQERGKTPLGQCDACQSSGVTCQAPCGHALCRTCFAADSTRPACCSSSSVALGRKISGTFKISSLSQSLPGHYRDLTLQVAYNIPDGVQGVGDPHPGEPYKGGDFYAFLPDNKEGQKTAMLLKKAFEHGLTFQIKSCNGEDRVTWGLIPHKTSWDGGKARNGYPDAQYLREVCTVLKKLGIA, from the exons ATGATAGTTGACTATGGCAAGCTTCCTGCTGGCAAAACCCTCCTGAAGAACTTGCTTAAAGGTTACAGCAATGTGCAGTTCAACTTCGACTCCAAGAACACCCACTGCATAGTCAAGGGACCATTCACTGAGCTGCAGGCCTTCAGCAGAGACCTTCTGGGCAGCCTGAACCTCAAGAGCCAAGCTGTTGGAGAGGTTCTCCTGCCAGGTTCCAGCCATGGGGCCAAAGAGCCCGGAATGCATGATCACCAGCAAGTGCCTGACTCCACTGAGTCAGTGCGAGAGACGGCAAAGCTGCCAAATTGGGACCAGGTGTGTGAAAAGGCAGCCAAAGTCCCATCGCCTCGGGGCCCAGTGGATGGGGAAGCTGTAGAACAGCTGGAAGACTTTTCCTTAGTGCTGGACTCGGACATTTACTTGTACATGCAGAGGTTCTGTGCTGCCAAGTACCAAGGTGTGCTATGCCAGCATCGTGTGGATGCAGTGGATGTTATCAGCGATGGCATCGCCATACTGTACCTCCAACCATCTGCAGGTATGTCTGGGGATATGGACGCCCTGCGGCAGGCCCATCTGGCCCTGCAGCAGCTTTACCAGCAGCTGGAGGTAAGCTTGCGCAAGGAGAAGATCGCCAAGGGAGGACTGGATATGGACAGCCAGGCACTCAGGGCTCTGACACGTGAGCTGCAGAAACTCTATCCCCAGTTGCTCTGCCATGAGGATGAAAAGCAGCTTTATCTTATTGGAAACCTTGTTGACGTCTCCCAAGCCAAGCAGTTCCTTCAGGATTTCAGCACCAGAAGAGGTGCTGCACACACGGTTGGCAtgctcagcagctccctgccctcaCACCCAGCGACCTCCTGCACCACAGAGGCTGCACTGCACAAGCCCAAAGCGCCTGCGGACACCTCAGCCTCAAGGCTCAGCCCAGGCAGGCTGGACCTGAAAGGTGAGCTCAAGTTAGCTGCCAACTTCAGCACGCTGAAATCTGACAGGTCTCAGGCCAGCCGGGGCCTCTTGCTGAATCAGGACTCTCCACCGGTGGGACAGGCACAGCTTTCTGGAAAGCACGTATCAGAGACAGATGCTGTAGGTCCCAGTGACCCAACAGCACTGGCCCAGAAGTACCAGCCTCCTGTTTCTACAACAAATGTGCTTTTGGGGTCAGCAGCAGAGTCTCAGCAGAAGGACCCCAAAGAATGGGACCATGTGAAAGGAGGTGCCGGTCTTACAAGACACAGGGCTCTGTCTCCCTTTGGGGGCAAAGAAAACAGCACTTCACAGCATCCTGTGGACTCTAAAGGCTCAGGTCCCACCAAGCACCACCCCATTGCTAGCATGTCTAGTACCTCTGGCATGACAAGGACCTCTTCTGCTTTAGACTCTAAACCCTCTGAATCCAGGCCGCTGCTGCGACGTTCCAACAGCTTCTCCCTGCCAAGGtcaaaggaaagcaacaagccCCGGGAcactggcagagcagggagtgGAGGCACTAGGGTGAGTGAAGAGATGAGCCTGGACGCTCTGCAATGGTCTTACCTGAAAGATGTTTGCCACTCTGCTATTGACGACCTGTGCAGGGACGGAGATGTGCAGATCTCAGAGCATCGTACCGGGGACTGCACTGTGCTGACACTGCAGGCGGCAGACAGGAGCAAGCTTTTCCAGGCTAAATGGAAGGTGGAGGCTCTTGTGCAGAAGTGTCCTGACCTTGTGTGTCAGAGTATGAGCTACTCGGAGCTCGCTGTAGCTGGGCCGGATGACAGCGCCCTGAGTGAACTGTGCAGCCTCTTGCGAGGAAACTCCCTCCAGGTTGGACTCAGCAAAGACAAGTACAAGCTATATCTTGCCTGCCccaaggagctgctgccaggtgTGACTGAGGTCTTCCACAGGTTTTCTTCCAGGAGGCGCCACGCCCTGACATCTTCATCCTTGTCTCCAGGGCCAGAGGGTACAGGGCACTCAGGTGTCATCCAGCCGAGCAGAAGCCAGGACACCGTGCTGGGGGCAGCCCTTCCTGGCAGCCTGGAGTCCCTGCAGATGGGCCTGCAGAACCTGAACATTAGTGATAAAGCAGGCCACGCAGATGTGCTCAGGGCTTTCTGCCTACCAGAGGCTGAGGAAAAGAGGTCCCCCAGTCCTTGGAGGTTCCAGCAGGTCTTAGGGCAGGAGGACACCAATGACCATGGTGATTTGGGGACTATGCAAGGAGGAAGCAACCACCACAGCCCTAGCATAGTAGATAAGCCAAGTCCTGCTGGTCTGAGGGAGCCCCAGGAACAGCCGAAGACAAAAATGCCTGTGGGGGACCCTGACATTGCACGGCTAAAGCAGGTTTTGCCAGACAGATTCCAGTTTGCAAGGGACAAGAGCAGAGGAGGCCACAGTGAAGCAGTGGGACAGCTGCGGTCGCCAGTTCCTGCAGCAGACGGTGCTCCTCACTCCCTGCCCACGTGGCTGTACAGGGCTACGGCTCCTGAGCCACCTGAGGCTGCTGCCGAACAgtcacctgcagcagagcccaggggCCAGGAACAGGCCCAGCTCCCAACGGGCAGGAGCAATGTGCAGGAGGACCCTGACCCCTCATCACAGCAGACAAGAGGCTCCAGCCTTGGACAGGAGCGTGGCAAGACCCCTCTGGGCCAGTGTGATGCTTGCCAGAGCTCAGGTGTGACCTGCCAGGCCCCCTGCGGTCACGCCTTATGCAGGACATGTTTTGCAGCGGACAGTACACGGCCAGcttgctgcagctcctcctcAGTTGCCCTGGGCCGCAAGATTTCAGGGACATTCAAGATCTCCTCCCTGTCTCAGAGTCTGCCCGGCCACTACCGCGACCTAACGCTCCAGGTTGCCTACAACATCCCTGATGGCGTGCAAGGG GTTGGTGACCCCCACCCAGGAGAGCCTTACAAAGGGGGGGATTTCTATGCCTTCTTGCCTGACAACAAGGAAGGGCAGAAGACAGCAATGCTGCTGAAGAAAGCATTTGAGCATGGGCTGACATTCCAGATCAAGTCCTGCAATGGCGAGGACAGAGTGACATGGGGCCTTATCCCACACAAAACCTCCTGGGATGGAGGCAAAGCCAG GAATGGCTATCCAGATGCCCAATATCTCCGTGAGGTTTGCACAGTACTGAAGAAACTGGGCATCGCATGA
- the LOC135317334 gene encoding uncharacterized protein LOC135317334 isoform X1 — translation MAGRTVRVRGLPADLPPDRVADKLTIHFLRSRNGGGEIADVQVLPEACALITFEAPEVAQRILKVKNHVLSIGKKKYPLEVTAHVVELSPDEIFIRVCMIVDYGKLPAGKTLLKNLLKGYSNVQFNFDSKNTHCIVKGPFTELQAFSRDLLGSLNLKSQAVGEVLLPGSSHGAKEPGMHDHQQVPDSTESVRETAKLPNWDQVCEKAAKVPSPRGPVDGEAVEQLEDFSLVLDSDIYLYMQRFCAAKYQGVLCQHRVDAVDVISDGIAILYLQPSAGMSGDMDALRQAHLALQQLYQQLEVSLRKEKIAKGGLDMDSQALRALTRELQKLYPQLLCHEDEKQLYLIGNLVDVSQAKQFLQDFSTRRGAAHTVGMLSSSLPSHPATSCTTEAALHKPKAPADTSASRLSPGRLDLKGELKLAANFSTLKSDRSQASRGLLLNQDSPPVGQAQLSGKHVSETDAVGPSDPTALAQKYQPPVSTTNVLLGSAAESQQKDPKEWDHVKGGAGLTRHRALSPFGGKENSTSQHPVDSKGSGPTKHHPIASMSSTSGMTRTSSALDSKPSESRPLLRRSNSFSLPRSKESNKPRDTGRAGSGGTRVSEEMSLDALQWSYLKDVCHSAIDDLCRDGDVQISEHRTGDCTVLTLQAADRSKLFQAKWKVEALVQKCPDLVCQSMSYSELAVAGPDDSALSELCSLLRGNSLQVGLSKDKYKLYLACPKELLPGVTEVFHRFSSRRRHALTSSSLSPGPEGTGHSGVIQPSRSQDTVLGAALPGSLESLQMGLQNLNISDKAGHADVLRAFCLPEAEEKRSPSPWRFQQVLGQEDTNDHGDLGTMQGGSNHHSPSIVDKPSPAGLREPQEQPKTKMPVGDPDIARLKQVLPDRFQFARDKSRGGHSEAVGQLRSPVPAADGAPHSLPTWLYRATAPEPPEAAAEQSPAAEPRGQEQAQLPTGRSNVQEDPDPSSQQTRGSSLGQERGKTPLGQCDACQSSGVTCQAPCGHALCRTCFAADSTRPACCSSSSVALGRKISGTFKISSLSQSLPGHYRDLTLQVAYNIPDGVQGVGDPHPGEPYKGGDFYAFLPDNKEGQKTAMLLKKAFEHGLTFQIKSCNGEDRVTWGLIPHKTSWDGGKARNGYPDAQYLREVCTVLKKLGIA, via the exons ATGGCGGGCCGCACGGTGCGGGTGCGGGGCCTCCCCGCCGACCTGCCCCCCGACAGGGTGGCCGACAAGCTGACCATCCACTTCCTGCGCTCCCGCAACGGCGGCGGGGAGATCGCCGACGTCCAGGTGCTGCCCGAGGCCTGCGCCCTCATCACCTTCGAGGCGCCGGAAG TGGCCCAGAGGATCCTGAAGGTGAAGAATCACGTATTGTCGattggaaagaagaaataccCGCTGGAGGTGACGGCGCACGTCGTGGAGCTGAGCCCCGACGAG ATCTTCATACGCGTTTGCATGATAGTTGACTATGGCAAGCTTCCTGCTGGCAAAACCCTCCTGAAGAACTTGCTTAAAGGTTACAGCAATGTGCAGTTCAACTTCGACTCCAAGAACACCCACTGCATAGTCAAGGGACCATTCACTGAGCTGCAGGCCTTCAGCAGAGACCTTCTGGGCAGCCTGAACCTCAAGAGCCAAGCTGTTGGAGAGGTTCTCCTGCCAGGTTCCAGCCATGGGGCCAAAGAGCCCGGAATGCATGATCACCAGCAAGTGCCTGACTCCACTGAGTCAGTGCGAGAGACGGCAAAGCTGCCAAATTGGGACCAGGTGTGTGAAAAGGCAGCCAAAGTCCCATCGCCTCGGGGCCCAGTGGATGGGGAAGCTGTAGAACAGCTGGAAGACTTTTCCTTAGTGCTGGACTCGGACATTTACTTGTACATGCAGAGGTTCTGTGCTGCCAAGTACCAAGGTGTGCTATGCCAGCATCGTGTGGATGCAGTGGATGTTATCAGCGATGGCATCGCCATACTGTACCTCCAACCATCTGCAGGTATGTCTGGGGATATGGACGCCCTGCGGCAGGCCCATCTGGCCCTGCAGCAGCTTTACCAGCAGCTGGAGGTAAGCTTGCGCAAGGAGAAGATCGCCAAGGGAGGACTGGATATGGACAGCCAGGCACTCAGGGCTCTGACACGTGAGCTGCAGAAACTCTATCCCCAGTTGCTCTGCCATGAGGATGAAAAGCAGCTTTATCTTATTGGAAACCTTGTTGACGTCTCCCAAGCCAAGCAGTTCCTTCAGGATTTCAGCACCAGAAGAGGTGCTGCACACACGGTTGGCAtgctcagcagctccctgccctcaCACCCAGCGACCTCCTGCACCACAGAGGCTGCACTGCACAAGCCCAAAGCGCCTGCGGACACCTCAGCCTCAAGGCTCAGCCCAGGCAGGCTGGACCTGAAAGGTGAGCTCAAGTTAGCTGCCAACTTCAGCACGCTGAAATCTGACAGGTCTCAGGCCAGCCGGGGCCTCTTGCTGAATCAGGACTCTCCACCGGTGGGACAGGCACAGCTTTCTGGAAAGCACGTATCAGAGACAGATGCTGTAGGTCCCAGTGACCCAACAGCACTGGCCCAGAAGTACCAGCCTCCTGTTTCTACAACAAATGTGCTTTTGGGGTCAGCAGCAGAGTCTCAGCAGAAGGACCCCAAAGAATGGGACCATGTGAAAGGAGGTGCCGGTCTTACAAGACACAGGGCTCTGTCTCCCTTTGGGGGCAAAGAAAACAGCACTTCACAGCATCCTGTGGACTCTAAAGGCTCAGGTCCCACCAAGCACCACCCCATTGCTAGCATGTCTAGTACCTCTGGCATGACAAGGACCTCTTCTGCTTTAGACTCTAAACCCTCTGAATCCAGGCCGCTGCTGCGACGTTCCAACAGCTTCTCCCTGCCAAGGtcaaaggaaagcaacaagccCCGGGAcactggcagagcagggagtgGAGGCACTAGGGTGAGTGAAGAGATGAGCCTGGACGCTCTGCAATGGTCTTACCTGAAAGATGTTTGCCACTCTGCTATTGACGACCTGTGCAGGGACGGAGATGTGCAGATCTCAGAGCATCGTACCGGGGACTGCACTGTGCTGACACTGCAGGCGGCAGACAGGAGCAAGCTTTTCCAGGCTAAATGGAAGGTGGAGGCTCTTGTGCAGAAGTGTCCTGACCTTGTGTGTCAGAGTATGAGCTACTCGGAGCTCGCTGTAGCTGGGCCGGATGACAGCGCCCTGAGTGAACTGTGCAGCCTCTTGCGAGGAAACTCCCTCCAGGTTGGACTCAGCAAAGACAAGTACAAGCTATATCTTGCCTGCCccaaggagctgctgccaggtgTGACTGAGGTCTTCCACAGGTTTTCTTCCAGGAGGCGCCACGCCCTGACATCTTCATCCTTGTCTCCAGGGCCAGAGGGTACAGGGCACTCAGGTGTCATCCAGCCGAGCAGAAGCCAGGACACCGTGCTGGGGGCAGCCCTTCCTGGCAGCCTGGAGTCCCTGCAGATGGGCCTGCAGAACCTGAACATTAGTGATAAAGCAGGCCACGCAGATGTGCTCAGGGCTTTCTGCCTACCAGAGGCTGAGGAAAAGAGGTCCCCCAGTCCTTGGAGGTTCCAGCAGGTCTTAGGGCAGGAGGACACCAATGACCATGGTGATTTGGGGACTATGCAAGGAGGAAGCAACCACCACAGCCCTAGCATAGTAGATAAGCCAAGTCCTGCTGGTCTGAGGGAGCCCCAGGAACAGCCGAAGACAAAAATGCCTGTGGGGGACCCTGACATTGCACGGCTAAAGCAGGTTTTGCCAGACAGATTCCAGTTTGCAAGGGACAAGAGCAGAGGAGGCCACAGTGAAGCAGTGGGACAGCTGCGGTCGCCAGTTCCTGCAGCAGACGGTGCTCCTCACTCCCTGCCCACGTGGCTGTACAGGGCTACGGCTCCTGAGCCACCTGAGGCTGCTGCCGAACAgtcacctgcagcagagcccaggggCCAGGAACAGGCCCAGCTCCCAACGGGCAGGAGCAATGTGCAGGAGGACCCTGACCCCTCATCACAGCAGACAAGAGGCTCCAGCCTTGGACAGGAGCGTGGCAAGACCCCTCTGGGCCAGTGTGATGCTTGCCAGAGCTCAGGTGTGACCTGCCAGGCCCCCTGCGGTCACGCCTTATGCAGGACATGTTTTGCAGCGGACAGTACACGGCCAGcttgctgcagctcctcctcAGTTGCCCTGGGCCGCAAGATTTCAGGGACATTCAAGATCTCCTCCCTGTCTCAGAGTCTGCCCGGCCACTACCGCGACCTAACGCTCCAGGTTGCCTACAACATCCCTGATGGCGTGCAAGGG GTTGGTGACCCCCACCCAGGAGAGCCTTACAAAGGGGGGGATTTCTATGCCTTCTTGCCTGACAACAAGGAAGGGCAGAAGACAGCAATGCTGCTGAAGAAAGCATTTGAGCATGGGCTGACATTCCAGATCAAGTCCTGCAATGGCGAGGACAGAGTGACATGGGGCCTTATCCCACACAAAACCTCCTGGGATGGAGGCAAAGCCAG GAATGGCTATCCAGATGCCCAATATCTCCGTGAGGTTTGCACAGTACTGAAGAAACTGGGCATCGCATGA
- the IFI35 gene encoding interferon-induced 35 kDa protein isoform X1 has protein sequence MESPEVSFVQLPPIEGPEDAFPEATPEQVRQEIERCQQLCSALEQDSVKLQMAKEAAEQRARELRKEREFLHKNFEQQMSLNRVEETTCQAGAFLAEENNRLRLEKQVLQKKLEEGRKKVLWEDPLTMLRTLPEKKMVFKGLVTHKEDMNKLMLTPWIYYPLLGGSALITFEKAEVAQRIIMVKEHVVELSYGEELEDLDQCRVRVQAAPVDILLPSALEIGLSRSSRSILVSDLPSLGIPEEALLDKLELFFSKRKNGGGEVESREFLDNSSQVVLTFVQDGVAEPLIAKGHIEVLIGKGKYELKISPCISGDITNLQFQPSRCPRTVLLSGIPDVLGEDPMRDTLEIHFQKTSRGGGEVDALAYVPAGRQGVAVFVEDAG, from the exons ATGGAGTCGCCAGAG GTGTCCTTCGTCCAGCTGCCCCCCATCGAGGGCCCGGAGGACGCCTTCCCGGAGGCGACCCCCGAGCAGGTCCGGCAGGAGATCGAGCGCTGCCAG CAACTTTGTAGTGCTCTGGAGCAAGATTCTGTGAAGCTACAAATGGCCAAGGAAGCTGCGGAGCAAAGGGCAAGAGAgctgaggaaggagagagaatttCTCCATAAAAATTTTGAGCAACAAATGTCTTTAAACAGAGTCGAAGAGACAACCTGCCAG GCAGGTGCTTTTTTAGcagaggagaacaacagactgaggctggagaagcaggtgctgcaaaagaaactggaagaagggaggaagaaggtTCTCTGGGAGGATCCCCTGACG ATGCTGCGTACCTTGCCCGAGAAGAAAATGGTGTTTAAGGGACTTGTGACACACAAGGAGGACATGAACAAACTGATGCTCACCCCATGGATCTACTATCCTCTGCTGGGGGGCTCAGCTCTCATCACCTTTGAGAAGGCAGAGG TGGCTCAGAGGATCATAATGGTGAAGGAGCATGTGGTGGAGCTGAGCTAcggggaggagctggaggaccTCGACCAGTGCAGAGTGCGAGTGCAGGCAGCACCAGTGGACATACTGCTGCCGTCTGCCCTGGAG ATTGGGCTGTCTCGGAGCAGCAGGAGTATCCTTGTGTCTGACCTGCCCAGCTTGGGCATCCCcgaggaggcactgctggacaaGCTGGAGCTCTTCTTCAGCAAGAGGAAGAATGGGGGTGGCGAGGTGGAGAGCAGGGAGTTCCTGGATAACTCCAGCCAGGTGGTGCTGACCTTCGTGCAGGACGGAG TGGCAGAGCCACTAATTGCAAAAGGACACATCGAGGTGCTTATTGGGAAAGGAAAATACGAGCTCAAAATATCACCGTGCATCAGCGGAGACATCACTAACCTGCAG TTCCAGCCCTCCCGTTGCCCCAGGACCGTGCTGCTCTCGGGGATCCCAGACGTGCTGGGTGAGGACCCCATGAGGGACACCCTGGAGATCCACTTCCAGAAGACCAGCCGCGGTGGGGGAGAGGTGGACGCCCTCGCCTACGTCCCTGCGGGGCGGCAAGGCGTGGCTGTTTTCGTGGAGGACGCGGGCTAG
- the IFI35 gene encoding interferon-induced 35 kDa protein isoform X2, whose product MESPEVSFVQLPPIEGPEDAFPEATPEQVRQEIERCQQLCSALEQDSVKLQMAKEAAEQRARELRKEREFLHKNFEQQMSLNRVEETTCQAGAFLAEENNRLRLEKQVLQKKLEEGRKKVLWEDPLTMLRTLPEKKMVFKGLVTHKEDMNKLMLTPWIYYPLLGGSALITFEKAEVAQRIIMVKEHVVELSYGEELEDLDQCRVRVQAAPVDILLPSALEIGLSRSSRSILVSDLPSLGIPEEALLDKLELFFSKRKNGGGEVESREFLDNSSQVVLTFVQDGVAEPLIAKGHIEVLIGKGKYELKISPCISGDITNLQDRAALGDPRRAG is encoded by the exons ATGGAGTCGCCAGAG GTGTCCTTCGTCCAGCTGCCCCCCATCGAGGGCCCGGAGGACGCCTTCCCGGAGGCGACCCCCGAGCAGGTCCGGCAGGAGATCGAGCGCTGCCAG CAACTTTGTAGTGCTCTGGAGCAAGATTCTGTGAAGCTACAAATGGCCAAGGAAGCTGCGGAGCAAAGGGCAAGAGAgctgaggaaggagagagaatttCTCCATAAAAATTTTGAGCAACAAATGTCTTTAAACAGAGTCGAAGAGACAACCTGCCAG GCAGGTGCTTTTTTAGcagaggagaacaacagactgaggctggagaagcaggtgctgcaaaagaaactggaagaagggaggaagaaggtTCTCTGGGAGGATCCCCTGACG ATGCTGCGTACCTTGCCCGAGAAGAAAATGGTGTTTAAGGGACTTGTGACACACAAGGAGGACATGAACAAACTGATGCTCACCCCATGGATCTACTATCCTCTGCTGGGGGGCTCAGCTCTCATCACCTTTGAGAAGGCAGAGG TGGCTCAGAGGATCATAATGGTGAAGGAGCATGTGGTGGAGCTGAGCTAcggggaggagctggaggaccTCGACCAGTGCAGAGTGCGAGTGCAGGCAGCACCAGTGGACATACTGCTGCCGTCTGCCCTGGAG ATTGGGCTGTCTCGGAGCAGCAGGAGTATCCTTGTGTCTGACCTGCCCAGCTTGGGCATCCCcgaggaggcactgctggacaaGCTGGAGCTCTTCTTCAGCAAGAGGAAGAATGGGGGTGGCGAGGTGGAGAGCAGGGAGTTCCTGGATAACTCCAGCCAGGTGGTGCTGACCTTCGTGCAGGACGGAG TGGCAGAGCCACTAATTGCAAAAGGACACATCGAGGTGCTTATTGGGAAAGGAAAATACGAGCTCAAAATATCACCGTGCATCAGCGGAGACATCACTAACCTGCAG GACCGTGCTGCTCTCGGGGATCCCAGACGTGCTGGGTGA
- the RPL27 gene encoding large ribosomal subunit protein eL27, producing the protein MGKFMKPGKVVLVLAGRYSGRKAVIVKNIDDGTSDRPYSHALVAGIDRYPRKVTAAMGKKKIAKRSKIKSFVKVYNYNHLMPTRYSVDIPLDKTVVNKDVFRDPALKRKARREAKVKFEERYKTGKNKWFFQKLRF; encoded by the exons ATGGGGAAGTTTATGAAGCCGGGGAaggtggtgctggtgctggccGGCCGCTACTCGGGGCGTAAGGCCGTCATCGTGAAG AATATCGACGATGGCACTTCGGACCGGCCGTACAGCCACGCCTTGGTGGCAGGCATCGACCGCTACCCGCGGAAGGTGACGGCCGCCATGGGCAAGAAGAAGATCGCAAAGAGGTCCAAGATCAAGTCCTTCGTCAAGGTTTACAACTACAACCACCTGATGCCCACCCG GTATTCTGTTGATATTCCGCTGGACAAAACAGTGGTCAATAAGGATGTGTTCAGGGACCCTGCTCTAAAACGCAAAGCGAGACGTGAAGCCAAGGTGAAGTTTGAGGAAAG ATACAAGACTGGCAAGAATAAGTGGTTTTTCCAGAAGCTGCGGTTCTAA